The following are encoded together in the Ignisphaera sp. genome:
- a CDS encoding sugar-binding protein, which yields MKGITKTTLIAIVVAIIVIAVAGGLGAWWWFSQQQSKPSKLVFVVIGKSVHPYWSVVEAGVKKAGQELGVDAIFWVPQKEDVQAQLSTMDSYIAQKVAGIAIAPSDPSAATPYINKAIQQGIPVITIDTDAPQSNRYVYLGTGNYKAGWLAGLVAWQLAKEKGYIKPGATIKVAMLTGSLTAMNSLERMAGFKDAIMNCSQKDPDIRGNINIVWLGPYNDQEDPTQALNLALSAIQANPDLTIAFGVYAYDGPAWAKALQQAGVAPGKVILVEFDVTSDNVPPLQQGYALVTVGQRQYFMGYYGVKLLYNMTKYGVDKALKSFIPGYPNNKIYDTGVDLVGTKHMEFTAPTGEKVAVVSLSEYKQIAQSLGIDPSLLGLS from the coding sequence ATGAAGGGGATAACAAAGACGACTTTAATAGCGATTGTAGTAGCAATCATAGTTATTGCAGTTGCTGGTGGCTTGGGTGCCTGGTGGTGGTTTTCCCAACAACAGTCAAAGCCTAGTAAGCTTGTATTTGTGGTGATAGGTAAATCTGTACACCCATACTGGTCTGTTGTCGAGGCTGGCGTGAAGAAGGCTGGTCAAGAGCTTGGCGTTGACGCTATTTTCTGGGTTCCACAGAAAGAGGATGTGCAGGCCCAGCTGAGCACAATGGATTCTTACATTGCTCAGAAAGTTGCAGGGATAGCTATTGCACCATCTGATCCAAGTGCGGCAACACCATATATTAACAAGGCTATCCAACAGGGAATTCCTGTAATAACAATAGATACTGATGCTCCACAGTCAAATAGGTATGTTTATCTCGGAACCGGTAATTATAAGGCTGGTTGGCTAGCAGGGCTAGTGGCATGGCAATTAGCTAAGGAGAAGGGATATATAAAGCCTGGAGCAACAATAAAGGTGGCTATGTTGACAGGTTCTCTAACTGCTATGAACTCCCTTGAGAGAATGGCAGGATTCAAAGATGCTATAATGAATTGCTCTCAGAAAGACCCTGATATAAGGGGTAACATCAATATTGTTTGGCTTGGGCCTTACAACGATCAGGAGGATCCAACACAAGCACTAAATTTGGCGCTATCGGCTATTCAAGCTAATCCTGATCTAACAATAGCATTCGGGGTATATGCCTATGATGGCCCTGCGTGGGCAAAGGCTCTGCAACAAGCTGGTGTAGCACCGGGGAAGGTAATTCTTGTGGAATTCGATGTTACATCAGATAATGTTCCACCACTTCAACAGGGCTATGCGCTTGTTACTGTTGGACAAAGACAGTATTTCATGGGTTACTACGGAGTAAAGCTCTTATATAATATGACTAAGTATGGTGTTGACAAAGCTCTCAAGAGCTTCATACCTGGCTATCCAAACAACAAAATATATGATACTGGCGTAGACCTTGTTGGAACAAAACACATGGAATTCACAGCACCAACAGGAGAGAAAGTTGCTGTGGTATCTCTAAGCGAATACAAACAGATTGCGCAAAGCCTTGGTATAGACCCGTCGCTTCTTGGGTTAAGTTAA
- a CDS encoding metallopeptidase TldD-related protein, translating into MSIYIDKIRYQETVAQIAYRDNSIEINNLTANVLGARINKGGCWYIVSKQGINTDPSDLEKKVLSLVRDSVCGDFSEAELFKGTVEIGKEFPSEDEVAQFIIDLCQEVKASYNVKCEIVVGMHYRVRTISREGEDDAKESKKFVDVEIGLLGATTYGQSIFASSHSAFVAWSANSIVKNIDSLFRDTVSRIGKSIKVKALKPYEVGKSQIILGNEATAALIHEISHMLSPLYPHSARLVGSKLFPEEFNMYDEPNTHDTPAIRFFDDEGVATRKRVLIENGVIRDLHHTRATARAFSSEPGSAHGLFTSPIPFHTTLVLASGDWGEREMVEETKRGFLIDGISIAMLEEGYIRIVPQTSFLIENGEIVESMKIREVRVPFQALKTINAISKNHKTRVSEEKDWIVSEIAPQIRLEGFVY; encoded by the coding sequence ATGAGTATTTATATTGACAAAATTAGATATCAAGAGACTGTTGCACAGATTGCTTATAGGGATAACTCTATCGAGATAAATAACCTTACAGCTAATGTTCTAGGTGCTAGGATCAATAAGGGTGGTTGTTGGTATATAGTCTCCAAGCAAGGCATTAATACAGATCCTAGTGATTTAGAAAAGAAGGTTTTGAGTCTAGTGAGAGATAGTGTCTGTGGCGATTTTTCAGAGGCAGAATTATTCAAAGGAACTGTTGAAATAGGTAAGGAGTTTCCATCAGAGGATGAAGTGGCGCAATTCATTATTGATCTATGTCAAGAGGTTAAAGCATCTTATAATGTTAAATGCGAAATTGTTGTAGGCATGCATTATAGAGTGAGAACTATTTCTAGAGAGGGTGAGGATGATGCCAAGGAATCGAAGAAGTTTGTAGATGTTGAGATAGGATTGCTTGGCGCAACAACATATGGACAAAGCATTTTTGCATCATCTCATAGTGCCTTTGTTGCGTGGTCAGCAAATTCAATTGTAAAAAACATAGATTCACTGTTTAGAGATACAGTTTCAAGAATTGGTAAAAGCATTAAGGTAAAAGCATTGAAGCCTTATGAAGTTGGAAAATCACAAATAATCTTGGGCAACGAGGCAACAGCTGCTCTAATCCACGAGATATCCCATATGCTAAGCCCATTATATCCGCATAGTGCGAGACTAGTAGGGTCTAAGCTATTCCCAGAAGAATTCAATATGTATGACGAGCCAAATACGCATGATACTCCAGCTATAAGATTCTTTGATGATGAGGGTGTTGCAACTAGGAAGAGGGTACTTATAGAAAATGGTGTTATCAGAGATCTACATCACACTAGGGCAACAGCAAGAGCATTTTCATCAGAGCCCGGCTCAGCACACGGGCTTTTCACAAGTCCTATACCATTTCACACAACACTCGTTTTAGCATCTGGAGACTGGGGTGAAAGGGAAATGGTAGAAGAAACGAAAAGAGGTTTTCTTATAGATGGAATATCAATAGCAATGTTGGAAGAAGGGTATATAAGGATTGTTCCACAAACAAGTTTTCTAATAGAAAACGGAGAAATAGTTGAATCCATGAAGATTAGAGAAGTTAGAGTTCCTTTTCAAGCGCTCAAAACAATTAATGCAATATCCAAAAACCATAAGACTAGGGTATCAGAAGAAAAGGATTGGATTGTAAGTGAAATTGCTCCTCAAATTAGGCTTGAAGGATTTGTATATTAG
- the moaA gene encoding GTP 3',8-cyclase MoaA, whose product MLEVAFEWLVLLLVDKWGRELRNLRISVTSSCNYHCIYCHREGLVNDGYGLLAEEYKAIAYVATSLGIREFKITGGEPLIRKDILEIVKAISDHKPNDLSMTTNGYWLELYAEKLAEAGLKRVNVSVPSLNRERYKYVTGLDALDKVLRGLKTALDAGLNPVTINVVVLNGVNDNEYKDFIELASSHGYRLRFIELEPISVPNTVFKKLYKPLNNITKYLEEVAVRKYFRDLHHRPVYILDVGTEVEVVKWLHNAEFCMHCNRIRLTANGILLPCIMSTKGIDLKPFLKPYIDLDGIRKAFIAVNELRHPFNTPYSKQFLANS is encoded by the coding sequence GTGTTAGAAGTAGCTTTTGAGTGGCTTGTTTTGTTACTTGTTGACAAGTGGGGAAGAGAGCTCAGAAACCTTAGAATTAGTGTTACAAGTAGCTGTAACTATCACTGCATTTACTGCCATAGAGAAGGCCTAGTAAACGATGGTTATGGGCTTTTAGCAGAGGAGTACAAAGCTATAGCATATGTCGCCACATCCCTTGGTATAAGAGAGTTTAAGATTACTGGTGGTGAACCGCTTATTAGAAAAGATATACTAGAGATTGTAAAGGCTATTTCGGATCATAAACCAAACGACTTGTCCATGACAACAAATGGTTATTGGCTTGAATTATATGCAGAGAAATTGGCTGAGGCAGGTTTAAAAAGAGTTAATGTATCCGTTCCATCACTTAATAGAGAGAGGTATAAGTACGTAACAGGTTTGGATGCATTAGACAAAGTATTGAGAGGCCTAAAAACAGCTTTGGATGCAGGGCTAAACCCTGTTACAATAAACGTTGTTGTTTTAAATGGTGTTAATGACAATGAGTACAAAGATTTCATAGAGTTGGCATCTAGTCATGGATATAGACTCAGATTTATAGAACTTGAACCAATATCTGTGCCAAACACTGTTTTCAAGAAACTGTATAAGCCTTTGAATAACATTACAAAATATTTAGAGGAGGTGGCAGTTAGGAAATACTTTAGAGATTTACATCACAGACCCGTTTATATTCTTGATGTAGGGACTGAAGTTGAGGTTGTTAAATGGCTACACAATGCGGAGTTCTGTATGCATTGCAATAGAATTAGGCTGACGGCTAATGGCATTTTATTGCCATGCATAATGTCTACGAAAGGAATTGATCTAAAGCCTTTTCTGAAACCCTATATAGATTTGGATGGAATTAGAAAAGCTTTTATAGCAGTTAACGAGTTGAGACATCCCTTCAACACACCCTATTCAAAACAATTCTTAGCTAATTCTTAA